A single Pseudoxanthomonas sp. DNA region contains:
- a CDS encoding 3-hydroxybutyrate dehydrogenase — protein MQPTHTLLITGAASGIGAGIAAQLAEAGRHVIVSDLNLEAAEAVAAQIRADGGSAEAVALDVTSQDSIDAALAAISRPIDVLVNNAGLQHVSPLEEFPIEKWDFLVQVMLVGVARLTRAVLPGMRERGFGRVINIGSIHALVASPYKSAYVAAKHGLVGFSKVLALETADTDITINTVCPSYVKTPLVDKQIADQARTRGISEADVVSQVMLKPMPKGVFIGLDELAGITAFLTSPAARNITGQTIVVDGGWTVQ, from the coding sequence ATGCAGCCCACCCACACCCTCCTCATCACTGGCGCGGCCAGCGGCATCGGCGCCGGCATCGCCGCGCAGCTGGCCGAAGCCGGCCGCCACGTCATCGTCAGCGACCTCAACCTGGAGGCCGCCGAAGCGGTCGCGGCGCAGATCCGCGCTGACGGCGGGTCGGCCGAGGCGGTCGCACTGGACGTCACCTCGCAGGACAGCATTGACGCCGCACTCGCGGCGATCTCGCGCCCCATCGATGTGCTGGTCAACAACGCCGGCCTGCAGCATGTGTCGCCGCTGGAGGAGTTCCCCATCGAGAAATGGGATTTCCTGGTGCAGGTGATGCTGGTCGGCGTGGCCCGACTGACCCGCGCCGTGCTGCCCGGCATGCGCGAGCGCGGCTTCGGCCGCGTCATCAACATCGGCAGCATCCATGCGCTGGTCGCCAGCCCGTACAAGAGCGCCTACGTGGCGGCCAAGCACGGGCTGGTCGGCTTCTCCAAGGTGCTGGCGCTGGAAACCGCCGACACCGACATCACCATCAACACGGTCTGCCCCAGCTACGTGAAGACGCCGCTGGTGGACAAGCAGATCGCCGACCAAGCGCGCACGCGCGGCATCTCCGAGGCCGACGTGGTCAGCCAGGTGATGCTGAAGCCGATGCCGAAGGGTGTCTTCATCGGCCTGGACGAACTGGCCGGCATCACTGCCTTCCTCACCTCGCCGGCCGCCCGCAACATCACCGGCCAGACCATCGTGGTGGACGGCGGCTGGACCGTGCAGTGA
- the phaE gene encoding class III poly(R)-hydroxyalkanoic acid synthase subunit PhaE → MANSVPPWPGDFESVAQQYWSLWGDALRQAGATPSMSMPGAAPGWQQTVDWWSKLVPGGQPQVDEAVGRFQRQASQWFGQMQQVAAQFSGRDHDATDIGRAWRSALGMAEPTPAHNPFADIFRSMQGGAHGLDGWMQQMRPWLDNLQRDGERWMHLPTFGLSREHQERWQHLAQAYQDYQRQVGEYDQLMLQVAQDAFARFERKLEEHAEPGRQLQNARALFDLWIDAAEEAYAKVAMSDDFRHAYGGLANAQARLRLGVQREVEQVCTQFGMPTRTEVDSAHRKIVELERALRKLTRAQAAPARRAPAPRAAAPVETPVVVEAPPASAPVAAEPEATKKRAPARRKAAAPKTAAKPRKAARKPAAKKSARRAVPAAAPVASKRAPAATATRAAPKETAKTKKTVAKTAPKTSPARDVPKKTAAPVAKATAVVSMKDWVARNATRAAGVEAPKAGKKAKRGKGK, encoded by the coding sequence ATGGCAAATTCCGTTCCACCGTGGCCGGGCGATTTCGAATCCGTCGCCCAGCAGTACTGGAGCCTGTGGGGCGATGCCCTGCGGCAGGCCGGCGCCACGCCGTCGATGTCCATGCCCGGCGCTGCGCCGGGCTGGCAGCAGACGGTCGACTGGTGGTCGAAGCTGGTGCCCGGCGGGCAGCCCCAGGTGGATGAGGCCGTGGGCCGGTTCCAGCGCCAGGCGAGCCAGTGGTTCGGGCAGATGCAGCAGGTCGCCGCGCAGTTCAGCGGCCGCGACCATGACGCCACCGACATCGGCCGCGCGTGGCGCTCGGCGCTCGGCATGGCCGAACCGACGCCCGCGCACAATCCGTTCGCCGACATCTTCCGCAGCATGCAGGGCGGCGCGCATGGTCTGGACGGCTGGATGCAGCAGATGCGTCCGTGGCTGGACAACCTGCAGCGCGACGGCGAGCGCTGGATGCACCTGCCCACGTTCGGCCTGTCGCGCGAACACCAGGAGCGCTGGCAGCATCTGGCGCAGGCCTACCAGGACTACCAGCGCCAGGTCGGCGAGTACGACCAGCTCATGCTGCAGGTGGCGCAGGATGCGTTCGCGCGCTTCGAGCGCAAGCTGGAGGAGCATGCCGAACCCGGCCGCCAGTTGCAGAATGCCCGCGCGCTGTTCGATCTCTGGATCGACGCGGCCGAAGAGGCATACGCGAAGGTCGCGATGTCCGACGACTTCCGTCATGCGTACGGTGGCCTGGCCAACGCGCAGGCGCGGCTGCGCCTCGGCGTGCAGCGCGAAGTCGAGCAGGTCTGCACGCAGTTCGGCATGCCGACGCGGACGGAAGTCGATTCTGCCCACCGCAAGATCGTCGAACTGGAGCGCGCGCTGCGAAAGCTGACGCGTGCGCAGGCGGCCCCCGCTCGCCGCGCACCGGCGCCGCGCGCCGCGGCCCCCGTGGAGACGCCGGTCGTCGTCGAGGCACCGCCTGCATCCGCGCCCGTCGCAGCGGAACCGGAAGCAACGAAGAAGCGGGCGCCTGCGCGTCGCAAGGCGGCAGCGCCCAAGACCGCGGCCAAGCCGCGCAAGGCGGCCAGGAAGCCGGCAGCGAAGAAGTCTGCACGCCGCGCCGTTCCGGCGGCGGCGCCGGTGGCAAGCAAGCGGGCACCGGCGGCGACGGCGACCCGCGCCGCCCCGAAGGAGACGGCCAAGACGAAGAAAACGGTCGCCAAGACGGCGCCGAAGACATCGCCCGCGCGGGACGTACCGAAGAAGACCGCCGCTCCCGTTGCCAAGGCGACGGCGGTCGTCTCCATGAAGGACTGGGTGGCGCGAAACGCCACGCGTGCCGCGGGCGTCGAGGCACCGAAGGCCGGCAAGAAGGCGAAACGGGGTAAAGGCAAATGA
- a CDS encoding 3-hydroxybutyrate oligomer hydrolase family protein: MNAKTRIACGVLLGAALAACSSAPSKPEAVAHMIQPQRVTEHRGSDDLLTAGLGLDGLRAMAAPAFADPANPTPAELRRRAIWANWRGIADLSPTGGYGQAYGNVASVPGREYSALATVAGAKQPHRVLVQVPDNFDATKRCVVVTASSGSRGVYGAIAVAAPWALPKGCAVAYTDKGAGTDYFDLTDQRGAREDGTIGELGVDTLAFTPDAPVGASGVAVKHAHSKDNPEADWGRHVKQAAEFALAALDQAFPQAAPFRFDNTRVIAVGISNGGGAVLRASEEEGGWLDAVVAGEPNIYAADAPGARSLYDYTTEAALLMPCALLDLPAESLPQPPLRAQVEPLWTARCATLKAAGLVTGADAKAQAASARAQLKANGWTDEALVAGALSVGFDLWRAVAVTYASAYGRYGVGEHPCGFAFSAQNADFTARAATAAERAAWWSEGSGIPPGAGVGIVDTKLAAPDFPLPGLQCLRALQHGSSDDARRVQAGVAQTAARFPKTRRPVVVIHGLDDGLVPPAFSSAPYVAAARAANPDVRYWQVRNAQHFDGFLALPAYGARYVPLLPYVYAALDQVDATLDGRRELPANALISAQPRGAGSVEASQLAIPR; this comes from the coding sequence ATGAACGCGAAGACGCGCATTGCCTGTGGTGTGTTGCTCGGCGCGGCCCTGGCGGCCTGCAGCAGCGCCCCCTCCAAGCCTGAAGCGGTGGCCCACATGATCCAGCCCCAGCGCGTCACCGAGCACCGTGGCAGCGACGACCTGCTCACCGCCGGCCTGGGCCTGGACGGCCTGCGCGCGATGGCGGCGCCCGCGTTCGCCGATCCCGCCAACCCGACCCCGGCCGAACTGCGTCGCCGCGCGATCTGGGCGAACTGGCGCGGCATCGCCGACCTGTCGCCGACCGGCGGTTACGGGCAGGCCTACGGCAACGTGGCCAGCGTGCCCGGCCGCGAGTATTCGGCGCTGGCGACGGTCGCCGGCGCGAAGCAGCCGCACCGCGTGCTGGTGCAGGTGCCGGATAATTTCGATGCGACGAAGCGCTGCGTCGTGGTCACGGCCTCGTCCGGCTCGCGTGGCGTCTACGGCGCCATCGCGGTCGCCGCGCCATGGGCGCTGCCGAAGGGCTGTGCGGTCGCCTACACCGACAAGGGCGCCGGCACGGACTACTTCGACCTGACCGACCAGCGCGGCGCGCGCGAGGACGGCACGATCGGCGAACTCGGGGTCGACACGCTCGCCTTCACGCCCGACGCGCCGGTCGGCGCCAGTGGCGTGGCGGTCAAGCACGCGCATTCCAAGGACAATCCCGAGGCGGACTGGGGCCGCCACGTGAAGCAGGCGGCCGAATTCGCGCTGGCTGCGCTGGACCAGGCCTTCCCGCAGGCGGCGCCGTTCCGTTTCGACAACACGCGCGTCATCGCGGTCGGCATCTCCAACGGTGGCGGCGCGGTACTGCGTGCCAGCGAGGAAGAGGGCGGCTGGCTGGACGCCGTGGTCGCCGGCGAACCGAACATCTACGCCGCCGATGCACCCGGCGCGCGTTCGCTGTACGACTACACCACCGAGGCCGCGCTGCTGATGCCGTGCGCGCTGCTGGACCTGCCGGCGGAATCCCTGCCGCAGCCGCCGCTGCGTGCGCAGGTCGAACCGCTGTGGACGGCGCGCTGCGCCACGCTGAAGGCGGCAGGGCTCGTCACCGGCGCGGATGCGAAGGCGCAGGCCGCGTCGGCCCGCGCGCAGCTTAAGGCGAACGGCTGGACCGACGAGGCGCTGGTCGCCGGCGCGCTGAGCGTGGGCTTCGACCTGTGGCGGGCGGTGGCGGTGACGTACGCGTCCGCCTACGGCCGTTACGGCGTGGGCGAGCATCCGTGTGGCTTCGCGTTCTCGGCGCAGAACGCCGACTTTACTGCGCGCGCCGCGACGGCCGCCGAGCGCGCCGCGTGGTGGTCCGAAGGCAGCGGTATTCCGCCGGGCGCGGGGGTCGGCATCGTCGACACGAAGCTGGCCGCTCCCGACTTCCCGCTGCCCGGACTGCAGTGCCTGCGCGCGTTGCAGCACGGCAGCAGCGATGACGCGCGCCGTGTGCAGGCGGGGGTCGCACAGACGGCAGCGCGCTTCCCGAAGACGCGCCGTCCGGTGGTGGTGATCCACGGTCTGGACGATGGACTGGTGCCGCCGGCGTTCTCCAGCGCGCCCTACGTCGCGGCGGCGCGTGCCGCCAATCCCGACGTGCGCTACTGGCAGGTACGCAATGCGCAGCATTTCGACGGGTTCCTGGCGCTGCCGGCGTACGGTGCGCGCTACGTTCCTCTGCTGCCCTATGTCTATGCCGCGCTGGACCAGGTCGATGCCACGCTGGATGGCCGCCGCGAACTGCCGGCGAATGCGTTGATCAGCGCGCAGCCGCGGGGCGCGGGCAGCGTTGAGGCCAGCCAACTGGCGATTCCGAGGTAG
- a CDS encoding CDP-alcohol phosphatidyltransferase family protein — protein MSRHFSMIRDFQLADWFTLGNAFCGTGAVFASMRFLQEGILRDLMIGMALIPLAFILDALDGRVARWRKQASVLGRELDSLADVISFGVAPAALAYACGMQGGWDWLVLSYFVACGVSRLARYNVTAETLADGGDKVKFFEGTPIPTSLLLVVLLAIAAYLGHVGPQLWLGEVKLGPWLLHPLVLLYAVSGTLMISKTLRIPKP, from the coding sequence ATGTCCCGACACTTCTCGATGATCCGCGACTTCCAGCTGGCCGACTGGTTCACGCTGGGCAATGCGTTCTGCGGCACCGGCGCGGTGTTCGCGTCGATGCGCTTCCTGCAGGAAGGCATCCTGCGCGACCTGATGATCGGCATGGCGCTGATCCCGCTGGCCTTCATCCTCGACGCGCTGGACGGTCGCGTGGCGCGCTGGCGCAAGCAGGCCTCCGTACTGGGGCGCGAACTGGACTCGCTGGCCGACGTCATTTCCTTCGGCGTGGCGCCGGCCGCGCTGGCCTATGCCTGTGGCATGCAGGGCGGCTGGGACTGGCTGGTGCTGTCGTATTTCGTGGCCTGCGGTGTGAGCCGGCTGGCGCGCTACAACGTCACCGCCGAGACGCTGGCCGACGGCGGCGACAAGGTGAAGTTCTTCGAGGGCACGCCCATTCCCACCAGCCTGCTGCTGGTGGTATTGCTGGCCATCGCCGCGTACCTGGGCCACGTGGGCCCGCAGCTGTGGCTGGGCGAGGTGAAGCTGGGGCCCTGGCTGCTGCACCCGCTGGTGCTGCTGTACGCCGTGTCCGGCACGCTGATGATCAGCAAGACGCTGCGCATTCCCAAGCCCTGA